A part of Bacteroidia bacterium genomic DNA contains:
- a CDS encoding choice-of-anchor B family protein: protein MMIRFVLLLTLSAAFLLHGFSQTSQNLNLMANWQDTNLPEHSGLIYNEVWGFVHGYREYAILGSAGQTHFIDVTDPSNPAEVARFAGAVNSIWRDFKTFGHYAYGVADETSTSSPSGLQIFDYSGLPGSVIKVYDSNAIVERAHNIFIDEDFGRLYVAGSNTRPNGLIVLDLTNDPANPVVLASINLPGGYVHDVYVRNNIAYCSHGFNGLYIYDMTNPTTPVLIGNLTSYPNQGYNHSSWLTDDGNFLVFADESFGRPLRILDITDLTDLTIVSTFKSNLVGPTATNSIPHNPLVRGGYAFVSYYQDGIQIFDIRDVVAPEKVAWYDTDTTNVAYTGYDGAWGVYPFLPSHNILGSDQQFGLFILEFDDLKPAPVNISQDFTLDETGYAEMTQNTGINNRGKNFPKPVDTYTITNEPAVKLFPNPISANQTLQVNVESSDTYESAIYDLHGKVLKQGPFVRGNRSETLEVNGITPGVYILVLSSENSSVRKKLIIR from the coding sequence ATGATGATACGTTTTGTTTTACTATTGACACTTTCTGCCGCCTTCCTTTTACACGGATTTTCCCAGACTTCTCAAAATCTGAATCTGATGGCAAACTGGCAGGATACTAACCTTCCGGAGCACTCCGGATTGATTTACAACGAGGTTTGGGGGTTTGTGCACGGATATCGGGAATATGCAATTTTGGGCTCTGCCGGTCAAACTCATTTTATAGATGTCACAGATCCCTCAAACCCTGCCGAAGTTGCACGTTTTGCAGGTGCAGTCAATTCTATCTGGCGGGATTTTAAGACTTTTGGGCATTATGCCTATGGGGTGGCAGATGAAACAAGTACCTCCAGCCCGTCGGGACTCCAGATTTTTGATTATTCCGGTCTGCCGGGATCTGTTATAAAAGTGTACGATTCCAATGCAATTGTAGAAAGAGCGCATAATATATTCATCGACGAAGATTTTGGGCGTCTCTATGTTGCAGGAAGTAATACACGCCCCAACGGACTTATCGTTCTTGATCTCACCAATGACCCCGCAAATCCGGTGGTTCTCGCGTCAATTAATCTTCCGGGTGGTTATGTGCATGATGTGTATGTCAGAAATAATATCGCTTATTGTTCTCATGGCTTCAACGGTTTGTATATCTATGACATGACAAATCCGACTACACCTGTGCTTATCGGCAACCTGACGAGTTACCCTAACCAGGGATACAATCACTCCAGTTGGCTTACCGATGATGGGAATTTTCTTGTGTTTGCGGATGAAAGTTTTGGCAGACCGCTGCGAATCCTCGACATCACAGACCTTACAGACCTCACCATTGTTTCTACTTTCAAATCAAATCTTGTCGGCCCTACGGCAACCAACAGCATCCCGCATAATCCACTGGTCAGAGGCGGATATGCATTTGTATCCTATTACCAGGACGGCATCCAGATTTTTGATATCCGTGATGTGGTAGCTCCCGAAAAAGTCGCATGGTATGATACAGATACTACCAATGTCGCTTATACCGGTTATGATGGTGCCTGGGGCGTTTATCCTTTTTTACCCTCACATAATATCCTGGGATCAGATCAGCAGTTTGGCCTGTTTATCCTTGAATTTGACGACCTGAAACCTGCTCCTGTCAATATCAGCCAGGACTTTACCCTTGATGAAACTGGCTACGCAGAGATGACACAAAATACAGGAATCAACAATCGGGGCAAAAATTTTCCAAAACCTGTCGATACCTATACCATAACCAACGAGCCCGCGGTAAAACTTTTCCCCAACCCAATATCTGCAAACCAAACCCTACAGGTGAATGTCGAATCTTCGGATACTTATGAATCAGCGATTTATGACCTCCATGGAAAAGTATTAAAACAAGGCCCTTTCGTTCGGGGAAATCGCTCAGAAACCCTGGAGGTAAACGGAATTACGCCAGGAGTATATATACTCGTGCTTTCATCAGAAAACTCGTCTGTCAGAAAAAAACTGATCATCCGGTAG
- a CDS encoding M28 family peptidase, whose product MKNIFLPVFLIIFFPLYMFSQPDISDEEVIRLARIEIDTLCSTTFAGRGYIDDGHKKAAGYLESKFRESGLKAVVPVGKSMSYQQHFPLNINLITGASLIFGKDTIRPGKDFIVSRFSGNGHFSGRMADLGYALTTPSHSLIGKIAVFRDGWPEEIANDPEKQKQYKDLAHATDRIGMLLSYHPQGIIVIQKKLTAGFSREQYPVPVLELKESAVPEKLRSAKLSVSAEMAQITSQNVMGMVEGKIYPDSVFIVCAHYDHLGKLEDAVFTGANDNASGVSMILSMATYFAQPSHQPDYSMLFIAFGGEETGLVGSGYYVNQAPVVPLAKTKFVLNLDLMGNGVDGIMAVGGIDFPDSFGKLVSINDTMKYVPVVRSRKNAPNSDHYFFLEKGIPGFFIYTLGGPPHYHDVNDTPSTIELSKYAEVRALLIRFLTALASGK is encoded by the coding sequence ATGAAAAATATCTTTTTGCCTGTTTTTCTGATCATTTTCTTCCCTCTTTATATGTTTTCACAACCGGACATTTCAGATGAGGAGGTTATCAGGCTGGCACGAATAGAGATTGATACGCTGTGTTCGACAACGTTTGCCGGAAGAGGATATATAGATGATGGACACAAAAAAGCCGCCGGCTATCTGGAATCAAAGTTTCGCGAATCGGGACTTAAAGCAGTGGTTCCGGTTGGGAAATCCATGAGCTACCAGCAGCATTTCCCTCTGAATATCAATCTGATAACGGGTGCAAGTCTGATCTTTGGAAAGGATACGATAAGGCCGGGAAAGGACTTTATCGTGAGCCGGTTTTCGGGGAATGGTCATTTTTCAGGGCGAATGGCAGATCTTGGTTATGCCCTCACGACGCCTTCGCATTCACTGATCGGGAAAATTGCAGTTTTTCGGGATGGATGGCCCGAAGAGATTGCCAATGATCCGGAGAAGCAAAAACAATACAAAGATCTCGCACATGCGACTGACAGGATCGGGATGCTGCTGAGTTATCATCCGCAGGGAATTATTGTCATACAAAAAAAACTCACAGCCGGATTTAGCCGGGAGCAGTATCCCGTGCCGGTGCTGGAGTTAAAGGAATCAGCTGTACCTGAAAAGTTGCGATCGGCGAAACTGTCGGTCTCCGCAGAAATGGCACAAATCACCTCACAAAATGTGATGGGAATGGTGGAGGGAAAAATATATCCCGATTCGGTGTTCATTGTATGTGCCCATTACGATCACCTGGGCAAACTTGAGGATGCGGTTTTTACCGGTGCCAACGACAATGCCTCGGGGGTATCCATGATTTTGTCAATGGCAACATACTTTGCGCAACCCTCACACCAGCCCGATTATTCCATGCTTTTCATAGCTTTTGGCGGCGAAGAGACCGGCCTGGTTGGTTCGGGTTATTATGTAAATCAGGCGCCCGTTGTGCCACTGGCGAAGACAAAATTTGTCCTGAACCTTGACCTGATGGGCAATGGAGTCGACGGTATTATGGCAGTAGGCGGGATCGATTTTCCGGATTCATTTGGAAAGCTGGTATCGATCAACGATACGATGAAGTATGTGCCGGTGGTTCGTTCCCGGAAAAATGCGCCCAACAGCGACCATTACTTTTTTCTGGAAAAAGGAATCCCCGGTTTTTTTATCTATACGCTGGGCGGACCGCCCCATTATCACGACGTCAACGACACCCCCTCGACAATAGAATTGTCGAAGTATGCAGAAGTAAGGGCGCTGTTAATCAGGTTTTTAACAGCATTGGCTTCAGGTAAATAA
- a CDS encoding NAD(P)-dependent oxidoreductase → MDRNQQYRKFPTFDGIPDFTFTMKILVIDEFPLHFLEELRKFPAEVIYIPSTTREEVLTLIPECEILIINSKIRVDKEVADFAPKLRMVIRAGVGMDHIDEPYLQSRGVEVLNTKGGNADSVGEQAVGMLLVLQHKILNADRQVRNFQWKREENRGTEIGGKTIGIIGFGNTGKAFSRKISGFEPRLLAYDKYLKDYGDDRVKAVGMEEIFAQSDVVTLHIPLTEETRGWVNKDFFDRFARPVVLLNLSRGPIVNLPDLLQALDSGKVLAAGIDVLENEKFDSLTEAQKLNYGNLFSRSNVVLTPHIGGWSFESRENINQMILGFVNRLISS, encoded by the coding sequence ATGGATAGGAATCAACAATATCGGAAATTTCCTACTTTTGACGGAATACCTGATTTTACCTTTACGATGAAAATTCTCGTTATTGACGAATTCCCCCTCCACTTTCTGGAAGAACTGAGGAAATTTCCTGCGGAGGTGATTTATATTCCTTCAACTACAAGAGAAGAAGTGCTGACCCTCATTCCGGAGTGTGAGATCCTGATTATCAACAGCAAAATCAGGGTAGATAAAGAAGTCGCTGATTTTGCGCCCAAATTGCGAATGGTTATCCGCGCAGGAGTAGGAATGGATCATATTGATGAGCCCTATCTCCAAAGTCGCGGGGTAGAAGTGCTGAATACCAAAGGCGGGAATGCCGATTCGGTAGGGGAGCAGGCCGTAGGTATGTTGCTTGTGCTTCAGCACAAGATTTTAAATGCTGACCGTCAGGTGAGAAATTTTCAATGGAAAAGGGAAGAAAACCGGGGTACTGAGATCGGCGGAAAAACTATTGGAATCATTGGCTTTGGCAATACAGGTAAAGCATTTTCCAGAAAAATATCGGGCTTCGAACCCCGGCTTCTCGCTTACGACAAATACCTGAAAGACTACGGGGATGACCGGGTAAAAGCAGTGGGAATGGAAGAAATTTTCGCACAAAGCGACGTCGTCACTCTCCATATCCCACTGACCGAAGAAACCCGGGGTTGGGTAAACAAAGATTTTTTTGACCGTTTTGCCAGGCCTGTCGTTTTGCTGAATCTTTCCCGCGGACCGATTGTCAATCTACCCGATCTGTTACAGGCACTGGATTCAGGTAAAGTATTAGCTGCAGGTATAGATGTGCTTGAAAATGAGAAATTTGACTCACTGACAGAGGCGCAGAAATTGAACTATGGGAATTTATTTTCCCGCAGCAATGTTGTCCTTACACCGCATATAGGCGGCTGGTCTTTTGAGTCCAGAGAAAATATCAACCAGATGATCCTGGGATTTGTTAATCGCTTAATATCTTCATGA
- a CDS encoding glycosyltransferase family 1 protein, translating to MRIGFDAKRLFHNFTGLGNYSRTLVHNLATLFPDESLHLFTPSISDNPRINPFLDHSPFHIHLPAKGRFLWRSWRINEDIQKNHIDVYHGLSHEIPFGLKSSSGLKTIVTIHDLIFKVYPNQYRLPDRIIYDTKFSYSCRNADHIIAISTQTKEDIIRYYGIAEEKISVIYQACDSQFYLQADSSQREAIRQKYQLPSEYILYVGSVTERKNLLSLVKAIHLMNDSQRIPLVVVGDGSSYKRMVLQYIAANNLEKWVIFVNNLSYPDLPAIYQAAVVFVYPSLYEGFGIPVIEALISQTPVITSDISSLPEASGPHSICTDPLNTELLKLHIQKVAEDQNLGNQMREKGVLYAERFHFSSVTRQVMQLYRQIAGMD from the coding sequence ATGAGAATAGGATTCGACGCCAAACGATTATTTCACAACTTCACAGGTCTCGGCAATTACAGCCGCACCCTGGTCCATAATCTTGCAACCCTGTTCCCGGACGAATCATTACATCTCTTTACGCCTTCGATCTCTGATAATCCCCGTATTAATCCTTTTCTCGATCATTCCCCCTTTCATATTCATCTTCCGGCCAAAGGGCGATTTCTCTGGAGATCATGGCGGATAAATGAGGATATTCAAAAAAACCACATTGATGTATATCATGGCCTGAGCCATGAAATTCCTTTTGGTTTGAAGTCTTCCTCCGGTTTAAAAACCATTGTAACGATTCACGATCTGATATTTAAGGTTTACCCAAATCAATACCGCCTGCCAGACAGAATCATCTACGATACCAAGTTTTCATATAGTTGCAGAAACGCTGACCATATTATCGCGATCAGTACCCAAACGAAAGAAGATATTATTCGCTATTATGGCATAGCGGAAGAAAAAATATCTGTCATTTATCAGGCCTGCGATTCGCAGTTTTATCTTCAGGCAGATAGTTCGCAGCGGGAGGCCATTCGCCAAAAATATCAGCTTCCATCAGAATATATACTGTATGTAGGTTCTGTTACAGAGCGGAAAAATCTGCTTTCTCTCGTAAAGGCCATCCATCTGATGAACGATAGCCAAAGAATCCCGCTGGTCGTGGTGGGAGACGGAAGCAGTTACAAGCGCATGGTGTTGCAGTATATCGCAGCAAATAACCTGGAAAAGTGGGTGATCTTTGTAAATAATTTATCTTATCCTGACCTACCGGCTATCTACCAGGCAGCTGTCGTATTTGTGTATCCTTCTCTTTATGAAGGATTTGGGATTCCGGTGATTGAAGCCCTGATAAGCCAAACACCCGTAATCACTTCAGACATCTCCTCCCTCCCGGAAGCATCAGGGCCTCATAGTATTTGTACTGATCCACTAAATACAGAATTGCTTAAATTACACATACAAAAAGTAGCAGAAGACCAAAACCTGGGCAACCAAATGAGAGAGAAAGGAGTCCTGTATGCAGAAAGGTTTCACTTTTCTTCCGTTACACGACAAGTGATGCAACTCTATCGCCAAATTGCCGGAATGGACTGA
- a CDS encoding VWA domain-containing protein produces MIRVCLVLFSTWMFSGLFHPCHSQSIDRINKKHDALNRYVDFSNESIHILWEIHHRLETFNSDANAFVISGGKTPLTFEISDIIRNYRYYGVLKGVCAKAYGVTDPEVNIKSLYEVTSQGNAAIPEQNLISLNRKRDELMYLVIELISICDTLESYSNQRSFYKDPSLSGVYKMLNRCSLIYYDFQGMKDQLSFEISEASSPLPAELVDLNQIVQNARQIMVSAKTEDRLTLQKYITLLEGSIAKAESSRESNKEGLRKLDLYYDKENMGYTHMIEYAHQIIRRAREYFDTGSNAVAYTAYPHAYYHYNERLLSLYNHHKYGIVAYYNRFLGFANRSLVKQIEETPLFHVLLPQSPPLADVTEKEGVSYSEFGEEPTLEGSASNNLIFLLDVSASMSKPEKLPLLKSSMEFILDLMRPEDQIAIVTYSGDSRIVLNATSASNKTTILQAIHDLRSGGGTNIKKGMRQAYKVAENHFIPGGNNRIILASDGAFELSAATSRLVEEMSLEDIQLTVFLFGKNEAPRTEEQLAFLANLGGGNYFHVTSQNANEVILKEAKAVRK; encoded by the coding sequence ATGATCAGAGTCTGTCTTGTTCTTTTTAGTACCTGGATGTTTTCAGGACTTTTTCACCCTTGCCATTCACAATCCATTGACAGAATAAATAAAAAGCACGATGCGCTGAACCGATATGTAGATTTTAGCAACGAAAGTATTCATATACTCTGGGAAATTCATCACCGGTTGGAAACCTTCAATTCGGACGCGAATGCGTTTGTGATTTCTGGTGGGAAGACCCCTCTGACTTTTGAAATTTCGGATATCATCCGCAATTATCGTTATTACGGTGTGCTGAAAGGGGTTTGTGCCAAAGCTTATGGCGTTACCGACCCGGAAGTAAATATTAAAAGTCTGTACGAAGTCACTTCTCAGGGCAATGCGGCTATCCCCGAACAAAATCTTATAAGCCTGAATCGCAAACGCGATGAACTGATGTATCTCGTAATAGAGCTTATCAGTATCTGCGATACGCTCGAATCATATTCCAATCAGCGAAGTTTTTACAAAGATCCTTCGCTTTCGGGTGTTTATAAAATGCTCAATCGCTGTTCGCTGATCTATTATGATTTTCAGGGAATGAAAGACCAGCTTTCCTTCGAAATTTCAGAAGCCTCTTCACCTCTGCCAGCCGAATTGGTAGATTTAAATCAGATTGTACAAAATGCCCGGCAGATTATGGTTTCTGCAAAAACAGAGGACAGACTAACCCTCCAAAAATATATAACCCTGCTGGAAGGATCGATCGCAAAAGCAGAGTCTTCAAGAGAATCCAACAAAGAAGGGCTTCGCAAGCTCGATCTTTATTATGACAAAGAGAATATGGGATATACCCATATGATAGAATATGCACACCAGATCATTCGCCGGGCACGTGAGTATTTTGATACCGGGTCAAATGCAGTTGCTTATACTGCATATCCACATGCTTACTATCATTACAATGAGCGGCTTCTATCGCTTTACAATCATCACAAATACGGTATCGTCGCTTATTACAACCGTTTCCTCGGATTTGCCAATAGATCACTGGTCAAACAAATCGAGGAGACGCCGCTTTTTCACGTACTTTTACCGCAAAGTCCGCCACTTGCCGATGTTACAGAGAAAGAAGGGGTTTCATATTCCGAATTTGGAGAAGAACCTACCCTGGAAGGGTCAGCTTCCAATAACCTGATTTTTTTGCTCGATGTTTCTGCCTCCATGTCCAAACCGGAAAAACTTCCTTTATTAAAGTCTTCCATGGAGTTTATTTTGGATTTGATGCGCCCTGAAGATCAAATTGCCATTGTTACATATTCCGGTGATTCACGAATTGTCCTTAACGCTACTTCAGCCAGCAACAAAACCACCATTTTGCAGGCGATCCACGATCTGCGATCGGGCGGAGGTACCAATATCAAAAAAGGAATGCGCCAGGCATATAAAGTCGCTGAAAATCACTTCATCCCTGGTGGAAATAACCGTATTATTCTCGCTTCAGATGGCGCATTTGAGTTATCTGCCGCTACGTCCCGCCTTGTTGAGGAAATGTCGTTGGAAGATATTCAGCTTACCGTTTTTCTCTTTGGTAAAAATGAAGCACCACGTACAGAAGAGCAATTGGCTTTTCTGGCAAATCTTGGCGGAGGAAATTATTTTCACGTTACTTCTCAAAATGCGAACGAGGTAATATTGAAGGAAGCCAAAGCCGTGAGAAAATAA
- a CDS encoding M12 family metallo-peptidase yields the protein MTFFIRLFWITLTGFLLTQSNLTAQPDKNPWLKISETDILDQGERKVIPDRYKTFRLNTSEWQQKLSLAPMEFTTAAASPVEVKIPMPDGTFERFRIVESPIMAPELAAKFPEIKTYAGKGVDDPSAYIRLDKTQKGVHAIVLGKNGSAFIDPYNSLTTTDYISYWKRDIDDGSKDGICGVEDEDFHLALPDNLTEGIEGELLTYRLALAADSGYTAYHGGTVAGAMAAMTTVLNQVNAIYENEVSIRLVLIPNNNLLIYTGADPYTNGALPTMLNQNQNAVDAAIGNSNYDIGHVLSLANPQSGVFVAGIAQLGSVCGNGKARGASSLPTPAGGAFAGIIAHEMGHQFGANHTFNTNAASCIQQRSASTAYEPGSGSTIMGYPSACAPHNIQNNRDLVFHNSAYSEIVNYSRVGPGSNCPQTISVNNQAPVVSVPAGGFFIPIATPFQLTGSATDPDGDVMTYSWEEFDLGPAGDPNTPSGNAPLFRSFLPSASPTRIFPAINVIVANASAYGEKLPTYSRDMTFRMTVRDNHAGGGGVEYGQVAFKSTNTAGPFLVTQPNTSAPVWIAGTWEDVTWDVAGTNLAPVNCVKVNILMSTDGGFTYPITLAEDLLNTGFATVRVPENPGFKTRIKVEAADNIFFDISNQDFEVRMPANAGFSYYLPADTISVCAPDNAGFQVVTASLLGFSSQISLSAANLPAGAVAVFSKPTVNANDTSILTISNTNNIASGVYSFDLVGTATSGETETRTLVLEVKSQVPASVILGSPQNGALAVTTSPSFFWAPFQGDNDYNIEVALSPSFITSTLISYDIRKTNNFTPVLPLSALTIYYWRVTATNVCGVGQPSEIRAFQTAGPGTPPANPAFGTNLPLTVLKWKNEVISNVFLAASDGVNTPANITYTLVTLPTHGTILKNNQALSVGFSFTQEDINTGKVKYQHNGDNATADNFSFTVKNPQNGFLGTPIFNIIITQTTAVNNEIPGVNVSIFPNPADEIIEVQLEGDFGKQFNFSLLNMNGQIITREVVKTSSAKIDVSNLASGIYIVRIVSEKGVFVQKLVVE from the coding sequence ATGACCTTCTTCATAAGATTATTTTGGATTACCCTGACAGGTTTTCTTCTGACTCAGAGTAATCTGACTGCACAGCCAGATAAAAACCCGTGGCTAAAAATTTCTGAGACCGATATTTTGGATCAAGGCGAGCGAAAGGTCATTCCAGACCGTTACAAAACCTTTAGGCTGAATACATCTGAATGGCAGCAAAAGCTAAGTCTTGCGCCTATGGAATTTACAACTGCCGCAGCGAGTCCTGTTGAGGTAAAAATCCCGATGCCAGATGGCACATTTGAGCGTTTTCGGATTGTGGAATCGCCAATCATGGCGCCGGAGCTTGCCGCGAAATTTCCCGAAATCAAAACATATGCCGGCAAAGGGGTCGATGATCCTTCAGCTTACATTCGCCTGGACAAAACACAAAAAGGAGTTCATGCGATCGTGCTGGGTAAAAATGGAAGTGCGTTCATAGACCCATATAATAGCCTTACCACAACAGACTATATCAGCTATTGGAAGAGAGATATCGACGATGGCAGTAAAGATGGCATTTGTGGTGTTGAAGATGAAGATTTCCATCTTGCGCTACCAGACAATCTCACAGAAGGAATAGAAGGAGAACTATTGACCTATCGCCTGGCTTTGGCTGCGGATAGTGGTTACACTGCATATCATGGAGGTACAGTGGCCGGTGCGATGGCTGCGATGACGACCGTACTGAATCAGGTGAATGCAATCTATGAGAATGAAGTTTCTATCAGACTTGTACTTATTCCCAACAATAATTTGCTGATATACACAGGTGCAGACCCTTATACCAATGGCGCTCTGCCTACCATGCTCAATCAGAATCAAAACGCAGTAGATGCTGCAATAGGTAATAGCAACTACGATATCGGCCATGTACTTTCACTTGCCAATCCACAGTCAGGCGTTTTTGTTGCGGGAATTGCCCAGTTGGGTTCTGTTTGTGGAAATGGGAAAGCACGTGGCGCGTCTTCGCTTCCCACCCCTGCCGGAGGAGCATTTGCCGGAATTATTGCCCATGAGATGGGCCATCAATTTGGCGCAAATCATACCTTTAATACTAATGCCGCATCCTGTATCCAGCAGCGCAGTGCATCTACAGCGTATGAACCTGGCAGCGGATCGACCATTATGGGATATCCCAGTGCATGCGCCCCACACAATATTCAGAATAACCGCGACCTCGTTTTCCACAATAGTGCTTATTCGGAAATCGTGAATTACAGCAGAGTCGGGCCTGGAAGCAATTGCCCGCAGACTATTTCTGTAAACAATCAGGCTCCTGTAGTCTCTGTTCCTGCCGGTGGATTTTTTATCCCGATAGCCACACCTTTTCAGTTGACCGGATCAGCAACTGATCCGGATGGGGACGTAATGACTTACAGCTGGGAAGAATTTGACCTGGGACCTGCCGGTGATCCCAACACGCCTTCAGGGAATGCGCCATTATTCAGATCATTTTTACCTTCAGCTTCTCCCACAAGAATATTTCCGGCTATCAATGTGATTGTGGCAAATGCCTCTGCTTATGGCGAAAAACTTCCAACATATTCCCGTGATATGACTTTTCGGATGACCGTGCGCGACAATCACGCAGGAGGAGGCGGAGTAGAATATGGACAGGTGGCATTTAAATCTACAAATACTGCCGGACCATTTCTGGTTACCCAGCCCAATACAAGTGCGCCAGTATGGATTGCCGGTACATGGGAAGATGTGACATGGGATGTTGCCGGTACCAATCTCGCACCTGTCAATTGTGTAAAGGTCAATATTCTGATGTCCACAGACGGAGGGTTTACCTATCCGATTACGCTTGCAGAAGATCTCCTCAATACAGGGTTTGCAACAGTCAGAGTACCAGAAAACCCCGGTTTTAAAACCCGGATAAAAGTGGAGGCCGCGGACAATATATTTTTCGATATTTCTAATCAGGATTTTGAAGTGCGTATGCCTGCAAATGCAGGGTTTAGCTACTATTTGCCAGCAGATACGATCAGTGTTTGTGCACCCGATAATGCAGGGTTTCAGGTTGTGACCGCATCTCTGCTGGGGTTTAGCAGTCAGATATCTCTGAGTGCCGCTAACCTCCCAGCGGGTGCCGTAGCTGTTTTTTCCAAGCCAACCGTCAACGCCAATGACACCTCAATACTCACGATATCGAATACCAATAATATCGCATCGGGGGTGTACAGTTTTGATCTTGTCGGAACAGCAACTTCCGGAGAGACTGAAACACGAACCCTGGTACTGGAGGTTAAGTCTCAGGTACCAGCTTCCGTGATTCTCGGTTCACCCCAAAATGGCGCATTGGCCGTAACCACTTCACCAAGTTTTTTCTGGGCTCCGTTTCAGGGTGATAATGATTATAATATTGAAGTTGCTCTCAGTCCGTCTTTTATTACCAGTACACTTATTTCTTATGATATCAGAAAAACGAATAACTTTACTCCCGTACTTCCGCTATCTGCATTAACTATTTATTACTGGCGGGTTACCGCTACCAATGTGTGCGGTGTTGGGCAACCTTCCGAAATCAGGGCCTTTCAGACAGCCGGTCCCGGCACACCGCCTGCAAATCCAGCCTTTGGTACAAATCTTCCCCTGACAGTATTAAAGTGGAAAAATGAAGTGATTTCAAATGTGTTTCTTGCGGCATCTGATGGCGTAAATACACCTGCCAATATCACCTATACACTGGTAACGCTCCCCACACATGGAACAATCCTGAAGAACAACCAGGCGCTTTCCGTTGGATTTTCGTTTACCCAGGAGGATATAAATACCGGTAAGGTAAAATATCAGCACAACGGCGACAACGCGACGGCAGATAACTTCTCATTTACTGTAAAAAATCCCCAAAATGGGTTTCTGGGAACGCCAATATTTAATATTATCATCACACAGACTACCGCTGTAAATAATGAGATCCCTGGAGTAAATGTGAGTATTTTCCCCAATCCGGCAGATGAGATAATTGAAGTTCAACTGGAAGGAGACTTTGGTAAACAGTTTAATTTTAGCCTGCTGAACATGAACGGCCAGATCATTACCCGTGAAGTGGTAAAAACCTCTTCAGCGAAGATAGATGTTTCGAACCTGGCATCAGGTATTTATATTGTCAGGATTGTTTCTGAAAAAGGGGTTTTTGTACAGAAACTGGTTGTAGAATAA